In Accipiter gentilis chromosome 17, bAccGen1.1, whole genome shotgun sequence, one DNA window encodes the following:
- the LOC126047396 gene encoding prolactin-releasing peptide receptor-like, with the protein MAHGQLPNDSWQNGSAPLFTGLDLLLELKPLFIPLYATLVAVACTGNLFLILLIALTKKLHCTTNFLIGNLAAADFVMCLACVPLTVSYAFEVRGWLFGMFMCYFVTLMQAATVFVSVLSLTAIAIDRYVVVAYPIRRRISRRSCVCLVASIWLLSIMASVPTSLHTHYLDLNTIGHDMIICEEFWKHEERERLLYSCLMLLLSYILPLLAVSVSFCAITYHLRRRNVPGAAYPCQDKWTKTKQKTFRVLTVSVVCFALCWLPLQVVNFIRDIDEEFAILDKRYVNVIQVSCHLIAMSSACYNPFIYASLHNKFWFHLSSYFYRKKKSSSIMSCKASRFNTCSTLADAPTGVSDKIALQTRVS; encoded by the coding sequence ATGGCTCACGGTCAGCTGCCCAACGACTCCTGGCAGAACGGCTCAGCCCCCCTCTTCACCGGCCTGGACCTCCTCCTGGAGCTGAAGCCCCTCTTCATCCCGCTCTACGCCACGCTGGTGGCAGTGGCGTGCACGGGGAacctcttcctcatcctcctcatcGCTCTCACCAAGAAGCTGCACTGCACCACCAATTTCCTGATCGGGAACCTGGCGGCAGCCGACTTCGTCATGTGCCTCGCCTGCGTCCCCCTCACCGTCTCCTACGCCTTCGAGGTGCGGGGCTGGCTCTTCGGGATGTTCATGTGCTACTTCGTCACTTTGATGCAGGCCGCCACCGTCTTCGTCTCGGTGCTGTCCCTCACCGCCATCGCCATCGACCGGTACGTGGTGGTGGCGTACCCTATTCGCAGGAGGATAAGCCGCAGGTCCTGCGTCTGCCTCGTGGCCTCCATTTGGTTACTCTCCATCATGGCCTCTGTTCCCACGTCGCTGCACACCCACTACTTGGATCTCAACACCATCGGCCACGACATGATCATCTGTGAAGAGTTTTGGAAGCACGAAGAGAGAGAGCGGCTGCTGTACTCGTGCCTGATGCTCCTCTTGTCCTACATACTCCCGCTTTTGGCGGTATCGGTCTCCTTCTGTGCCATCACCTACCACCTGCGGAGGAGGAATGTCCCGGGCGCTGCCTATCCCTGCCAAGACAAATGGACCAAAACGAAGCAGAAGACCTTCCGGGTGCTCACCGTCTCGGTCGTGTGCTTTGCTCTCTGCTGGCTGCCCCTCCAGGTGGTCAACTTCATCCGAGACATCGACGAGGAGTTCGCTATCCTGGACAAGAGGTACGTCAACGTCATCCAGGTCTCGTGTCACCTGATTGCCATGAGCTCTGCCTGCTACAACCCGTTCATCTATGCCTCCCTCCACAACAAGTTCTGGTTCCACCTCAGCAGCTACTTCTACCGTAAGAAGAAGAGCTCCAGCATTATGTCCTGCAAGGCTTCTCGATTCAATACCTGCTCCACCCTGGCAGATGCTCCCACCGGGGTCTCGGATAAGATAGCTTTGCAAACGAGAGTCTCTTAA